The Tenebrio molitor chromosome 5, icTenMoli1.1, whole genome shotgun sequence genome segment TCGTTTGTGTAAATATAGAACtttttataatataaataattatgcACGTAATTCCCATaggatatttatttaatttaaaaccgATCACGACGTCGAGGGACGTTGCTGAGATGCATATGTGTAAtggttgttgttttattttttttacttgacagtttaaattAGGTAAATATCAACAGTAAATGTAAAGAAGTTAAAATGACCGTacataagaaaaaaatctgggcatgaacgaaaaatcaaaatgtgtcattaacaaaattttcttgtgGAACGCGTCATGCGCAGATTTTTCtgataatatatttttatgatattaacattttttggtaAACATCATGCTATATATCTGCATGTTTTTTaagttttactattttttttttgttggtagCCATATACATAATGTTTATCGAAAAAGAGAACAATGGATTTAAATAAACTGGAAATAAAGGAGACTTGACTGGTCACGTTTAATTAATTCATATTAATAAGGCtattatgtaataaaaaaaactatagtTTTTGCTTACCATTGTATTGTGGTAGTTATATcgttttaagtaaaatataatttaaaataaaaaggcGAATCTTCTTTACTTTAAGTATCAATTAAGATCTGACACTATTTTAACGAAAACTGgagtaaattgtaaattatagCGAATAAACAAGTGAAATCAATCGATCGTGATTAATCAAACCGTCACTCCAGTCACGTTCTTGCAGTTGCAAGTGTTTTGCACGAGGACTCTCTCTTGGTTGCCCTCTTGCAACTTCACCAGAGTATCTGACGGAAAATTGACGGACAACTTTAAACATCCTCTGCTCAAAACAATACTCTGCGGCTCTTTGGCACTGAACTTAGACGCGTTTCGCTTGTCCACGTTCGTTTTTGGCGCCGTTTTGTTTCTGACAGCGTTCAAGGCAGATTTTAGCGGCCTAACTTTCTCGCTCGCGACTTCCTGTTTTCTCACCGGCACCGATTTGCTCCGGAATCTGGAAACGGCCGGCTTTTCCGGCTGccaaggcactcgctcctccGGAATCTAAAACTCACGTTAGGCGTGCCCTGATCAATCAACAACTCACCTTGACTTCTTGCACAGCTTGTGGGGTGCACGCCAGACACTTCGATTTTCTAGTTGGAGGGCCCTGCGGACTCGTTTTGGGTTCGTCGATGTACAAGTCTTCGAATTTTGGCACTCTGATGTCGTACATCGACaccctatttaaaaaactgaaagGGATTGTTTGGAACAATGAAGCGAAGAAATGGGGGCTCACTTTGGCTGCGGCACCGACCAGTAGTTGTCCACGCGGCTGGTCCGCATCACATAGCTCAGTCTCTTCAACAGATTGAAATTATTCTTCTGAATTTCTTGGCACCGTTCCGATTCTTTCTGCTTCTTCTTCAGTTTCAATGCTACGTGTTGCCTAGGCAACGGGGGTCTCGTGTCGATAGCCGGCGCCGCCGACTGCACCTAGATCATCTTTCGCCTCAAATTCTTCTCTATCGCGGCACTCACCTTTCTTCTGTGATTGTCATAGCGCCGTTGCTGCCACGGCCTCACCAGCAGATTCTCTCTTCGCGAGATCATTCTATGCAGTCTTGTGTCCACCGACGCGTATTGCTGGTTGCCTAGTAATTTGTTATTGTAGATGGCGCCCCGTTCGACTGTCAGTTTAtttctatttaaatttgacatttccacataaccataaattttcaaaGGGGTGCGAATTTCCGAATGGGCCCAAAATGAACTCTTCGACAAGTTTAGAATCGACGAACCAGCCAGATTTAATTCTGAAACTATGTAGTCATTTCGCCAAGAACAAGCCAGGTGTGTTTTTGTGGGGTGGCAGTAAGTGGGGTGTTGAGATTTTGGTTTCAGTTTTGTCGACGAATTTGTGCAAAATCGCGTTCAGTGTCTTGTCTTCGCCGGCGGCCGCGTGCAACATCACCAGCGACGAGCAGTATATGGTCATCCAGATCAAGCACATTCTGGCTTCACAGGGCAGGGAGAGTGCAGAGCAGTTCGAATTGTTGTACTCAAATATGTGCAAAACGGTAAGAAATTGTGTTTAGTTTTTGATTAACAAGTCTAAGTAAAGACTCGTTTACTCAGAGAAAATAAGTTTTGCATTTGTTGAATGAGTATTTGTTTGACTAGGTACTCGATAGCTTGTAACTAATAATTGTGTCTGAACTTGATTCAGTTTGTCTAATTGACATTTGTAACATAACCTGTTGGGTGAAGTGCAAAAAGAGATGTTGGAataaaagcaaacaaaaaaaaatgcaaagaaattgtttttgtgCAGAATGTTTTGCAAAACCGAGGTTCTATCTTGAACTTCCTTCTCAAACTGGCCAGGTCGGCCCCCCAGAAAGACATCCTCTGGAACACGCTAGAGAGCCTGGACAAGTTTCCTTCGACGACGAGACacaaatcaaatttatttttaaaacgcgGCAACTCTCAAGAATCTATACGTAGCATCTTTCAAGGCCACACCACAATCAAATCGGTCCAGTCCAGTAGTACCAACATTCCGGTTCGCCCCCCAAATCTAGTCTTTCCCTTGTAACAGTCTGATTTCAGTCTTCACGCCTCACCACTGCCACTTCTAGCGTTTGGTCGTCGAAGAACGAGTTCGACACTGTCACTTCTAAACCCTCCTGTAAGCCCCCACCCACGCTTTCTTCATTCACTGACTCTCTCATTCAAGCCGAACTCAATCTCGTCTCGGAACGAGACTTGCTCCAAGATCTGATATACTCATTCCAAGGCATCGAGGGGCGCTTCTTGCGCAAAGAAGTGGGCGGTGTGGGCTTCACGATCGACCCCAAGACCGGCAAGAACCTGAGCCCGATCCAGCGGGGCCTGGTCGAGAGACTGCTGGGGATGAGCTTCTTGCACAATCAGCTCAAGCAGTATTGCGACACTAACGACGAACAAGGCGGCGTCATCTGTTTGGCTTTGATCGCGACGCTCAGAGACGAGCTGTCGGCGTACTACCGCACGATAGCGCTCCTCCAGACCGCCCTGAAGAAGCAGGTATGCCTGGACCAGCCCCAGATGACGCTCCACAAGGCTCTCGTTTACATTCACGAGCACAGAGTGCGCTTCGAGTGGCTGGCGTACATCGCCGAACAGTGCAACGAGAAGAAGGGGGGCGCTCTGATCACCGCGGTCCACGGGTTCTTGCAGCACGGTTCCAAGTGTGCCCAAGAGGTGTCGGAGAAGGTGCTGACGGCGGTGTGCAAGCCGCTCTACATCATGCTGTCCAGGTGGCTGCTGGACGGGGAGATCAACGATTCGTGCAATGAGTTTTTTATAGAAGCTAGGGACATCACGGCAGCGGAGAGACTCTGGCACGACAAGTACCACGTGAGGAAGTCCATGGTGCCGTCGTTCATCACGATGGACCAGGCCAAGAAGATTCTCGCCACCGGGAAaagtatcaattttttgagGCAGATCTGCAAGGACAGCGGACAGATGCCGGAGAAGGATGTCCTGCAGAAGCTGTCGAGGACCACGTCAGGTATAGTTTACTCATGATAGTGCCGATAAGTGAAGTACCCGACGTCCATCATTCTGACATAAGACATAATTTGATATAAGACACAAgagtttatttaaataaacaggTTCATAACGGAAGGTACTAAATTAAACTCATACACAatatataatatttatttattctgttTTGCTGTTATAATACAATAattgtattataattattagGCGTTATTGTTACGATTATTAAAACTGAAGCTACTGTCATTTTCGACATTAGCACTAAGTGCCGACCAATCAGAAATCGAATCAATTACACATCTAGTCACTAAATGTCAGATATTGTGGTGGCCCTCTAGCGGccaaatttttaacaatcatTTCTGACAGAATCGCTGTTTTCGCCCGAGCAAAGCTTGGAGTTTGACTCAGCTTTGGACAAAGTCTACAGAGAGACGTCTTTGCGCGTTTTGGACCTGCTCAAGAACAAGTACCGCCTGTTCGAGCACTTGCAGTCCCTCCGCAGGTACCTCTTGTTGGGCCAGGGCGACTTCATCCGCCACCTTTTGGAGTTGCTCGTGtatgtgacatttatcaaatgtAGATTTTTGTTGTATTGGTTGTTATTAGACCCGAATTGAACAAACCGGCTCAAGACATCTACGGTCACACTCTTTCGGCGATCCTCGAATCAGCGATTCGCGTCACCAACGCACAGTTCGAAGACGAGGACACTCTGCAGCGGCTCAACGTGAGCTTCATGGGACACTCTCAGGGGGATACGGGATGGGACGTCTTCAGTCTGGTGTACATAGTGGACGGTCCCGTGGGGACAATTTTTCAACCGACGATGACAATATACCAGTGTCTTTTTGGCGCATTGTGGAAGGCCAAACGCATGGAGTTCGTGCTGGCGACGATGCGCAAGCAACAGATCACGATGGCGAAGATGTTCCGCAAGATCAAAGAGCTGAAGCCGGTCATGCACGTCATCCACATCCTGACCAGCGAGATGATCCACTTCTTGCACCAGACGCAGTACTATTTCCTGTTCGAGGTGTTGGAGTGTTCGTGGGCCGAGATGCTGCGACGGGTGAACCAAGCCGAGTGTCTCGACGACATCATCAGCGCCCACACCGTCTTCCTCAATTCGGTCCAGTGCGGAGTCCTGCTCGACGAGAACTCGCGGCTGTTGTTCTCGCAGCTGAGGTCCATCTACAATTTCATTTTGACGCTCGAGGGCCACCAGGAGGCTCTGAACGAGGCGGCGACGAAAGAGTACGAAGCGTACATGGAGCTGCAGGCCAAGATGGAACTTCCGGGGAGTTACGGACTGACCGAGGAAGATGAGATTGCGGCGAAAGCGCGCGCCGAGGACTTCCACCAATTCTTGAACAGTATCCGGACTAAAGTGAAACATTTAGCGCAGACGTACGAACAATTCGTCAAGAAGTACTTGATGCTGCTGTCGTCCAGCTCGAACATGAACCTCCAATTGTTGAGTGTCAGGCTAAGTTTTAACGATTACTACAAAATCATATGACCAGAAAGTAAagttgtaaataattataaacctCCGCCTcagtttgtaaataatttgaattccGTTAATGACAGATCGCCAACTTCCACCGTCAGTAAGTACGGCAGCGTCGACTCCCTGCTCcgcacaaagaaaaaaaaacata includes the following:
- the LOC138130978 gene encoding gamma-tubulin complex component 3-like isoform X1, which produces MNSSTSLESTNQPDLILKLCSHFAKNKPVLSTNLCKIAFSVLSSPAAACNITSDEQYMVIQIKHILASQGRESAEQFELLYSNMCKTNVLQNRGSILNFLLKLARSAPQKDILWNTLESLDKFPSTTRHKSNLFLKRGNSQESIRSIFQGHTTIKSVQSSSTNIPSSRLTTATSSVWSSKNEFDTVTSKPSCKPPPTLSSFTDSLIQAELNLVSERDLLQDLIYSFQGIEGRFLRKEVGGVGFTIDPKTGKNLSPIQRGLVERLLGMSFLHNQLKQYCDTNDEQGGVICLALIATLRDELSAYYRTIALLQTALKKQVCLDQPQMTLHKALVYIHEHRVRFEWLAYIAEQCNEKKGGALITAVHGFLQHGSKCAQEVSEKVLTAVCKPLYIMLSRWLLDGEINDSCNEFFIEARDITAAERLWHDKYHVRKSMVPSFITMDQAKKILATGKSINFLRQICKDSGQMPEKDVLQKLSRTTSESLFSPEQSLEFDSALDKVYRETSLRVLDLLKNKYRLFEHLQSLRRYLLLGQGDFIRHLLELLVPELNKPAQDIYGHTLSAILESAIRVTNAQFEDEDTLQRLNVSFMGHSQGDTGWDVFSLVYIVDGPVGTIFQPTMTIYQCLFGALWKAKRMEFVLATMRKQQITMAKMFRKIKELKPVMHVIHILTSEMIHFLHQTQYYFLFEVLECSWAEMLRRVNQAECLDDIISAHTVFLNSVQCGVLLDENSRLLFSQLRSIYNFILTLEGHQEALNEAATKEYEAYMELQAKMELPGSYGLTEEDEIAAKARAEDFHQFLNSIRTKVKHLAQTYEQFVKKYLMLLSSSSNMNLQLLSVRLSFNDYYKII
- the LOC138130983 gene encoding uncharacterized protein, translating into MISRRENLLVRPWQQRRYDNHRRKVQSAAPAIDTRPPLPRQHVALKLKKKQKESERCQEIQKNNFNLLKRLSYVMRTSRVDNYWSVPQPNFLNRVSMYDIRVPKFEDLYIDEPKTSPQGPPTRKSKCLACTPQAVQEVKIPEERVPWQPEKPAVSRFRSKSVPVRKQEVASEKVRPLKSALNAVRNKTAPKTNVDKRNASKFSAKEPQSIVLSRGCLKLSVNFPSDTLVKLQEGNQERVLVQNTCNCKNVTGVTV
- the LOC138130978 gene encoding gamma-tubulin complex component 3-like isoform X2 gives rise to the protein MNSSTSLESTNQPDLILKLCSHFAKNKPVLSTNLCKIAFSVLSSPAAACNITSDEQYMVIQIKHILASQGRESAEQFELLYSNMCKTNVLQNRGSILNFLLKLARSAPQKDILWNTLESLDKFPSTTRHKSNLFLKRGNSQESIRSIFQGHTTIKSVQSSSTNIPSSRLTTATSSVWSSKNEFDTVTSKPSSELNLVSERDLLQDLIYSFQGIEGRFLRKEVGGVGFTIDPKTGKNLSPIQRGLVERLLGMSFLHNQLKQYCDTNDEQGGVICLALIATLRDELSAYYRTIALLQTALKKQVCLDQPQMTLHKALVYIHEHRVRFEWLAYIAEQCNEKKGGALITAVHGFLQHGSKCAQEVSEKVLTAVCKPLYIMLSRWLLDGEINDSCNEFFIEARDITAAERLWHDKYHVRKSMVPSFITMDQAKKILATGKSINFLRQICKDSGQMPEKDVLQKLSRTTSESLFSPEQSLEFDSALDKVYRETSLRVLDLLKNKYRLFEHLQSLRRYLLLGQGDFIRHLLELLVPELNKPAQDIYGHTLSAILESAIRVTNAQFEDEDTLQRLNVSFMGHSQGDTGWDVFSLVYIVDGPVGTIFQPTMTIYQCLFGALWKAKRMEFVLATMRKQQITMAKMFRKIKELKPVMHVIHILTSEMIHFLHQTQYYFLFEVLECSWAEMLRRVNQAECLDDIISAHTVFLNSVQCGVLLDENSRLLFSQLRSIYNFILTLEGHQEALNEAATKEYEAYMELQAKMELPGSYGLTEEDEIAAKARAEDFHQFLNSIRTKVKHLAQTYEQFVKKYLMLLSSSSNMNLQLLSVRLSFNDYYKII